A genomic segment from Cygnus atratus isolate AKBS03 ecotype Queensland, Australia chromosome Z, CAtr_DNAZoo_HiC_assembly, whole genome shotgun sequence encodes:
- the AK6 gene encoding adenylate kinase isoenzyme 6, whose translation MRRPNLLLTGTPGVGKSTLGKELASRTGLTYINVGDLAKEGELYEGFDEEYECPILDEDRVIDELEDKMHEGGVIVDYHGCDFFPEQWFHIVFVLRTDNSFLYDRLESRGYKGKKLQDNIQCEIFQTLYEEAVLSYREEIVHQLPSNTPEDLERNLDQIMQWIEQWMKDNN comes from the exons ATGCGGCGGCCCAACCTGCTGCTCACCG GTACGCCGGGCGTTGGTAAAAGCACACTCGGGAAGGAGCTTGCGTCGAGGACTGGGCTGACCTACATCAACGTGGGTGACTTGGCCAAAGAAG GAGAACTATATGAAGGTTTTGATGAGGAGTATGAATGTCCAATTTTGGATGAAGACAGG gtaaTCGATGAGCTAGAAGACAAGATGCACGAGGGTGGAGTTATTGTTGATTACCACGGCTGTGATTTTTTCCCCGAACAATGGTTTCATATCGTATTTGTACTTCGCACAGACAATTCGTTTCTATATGACAGGCTGGAAAGCAG GGGTTACAAAGGGAAGAAGCTACAGGACAACATTCAGTGTGAAATTTTTCAGACTCTTTATGAGGAAGCTGTGTTGTCATATCGGGAGGAAATCGTGCACCAGTTACCCAGCAACACTCCAGAAGACCTAGAGAGAAATTTGGATCAGATTATGCAATGGATTGAGCAATGGATGAAGGACAACAACTGA